In the genome of Actinomadura graeca, one region contains:
- a CDS encoding serine hydrolase yields the protein MRRTWVHGTAGIVTVAALAGCSNGQAAVDTARVADVKSSSKVAQQLRQSMNGLKFQEVLDTAPPTSAQVRAMRNPVDKEADPRARTFAKADPKPIAQQPQMDATIIELDKKGRPVSSGTVLMSPLYKNGVVVPVDRNLSTKSVRWRQWDDAGWYKNKGQGTVDVVAGRENAPIDHMLDYPASVLKLMVNFGVLRLVDQGRIKLDDTYAYNPAQISSLCGGASSKTIRQYMDASITYSSNAASCALIKMLHDNQAIDPLNKTFQDIGLETLQLKGTNPVNGGRWSNSITMSSLDTAKLLTLVNGAPGRVWTSPAGKPVTSAVLSAASRKFFRSELAQQGFNDMLSSANRCGGKYPAPGIPNAVPSRWIGADGTVTVDGNKFGRDVRPCTKKAEVTFAHKTGWVDNTAADAGIVRALPGKGGRSYVIVVFSNLGTQYIDASRPATPPGIYPYTYTEKFGKLGRLLDTYEKRRR from the coding sequence ATGAGGCGTACGTGGGTGCACGGCACCGCCGGAATCGTGACGGTGGCGGCCCTTGCGGGGTGTTCGAACGGGCAGGCGGCGGTCGATACGGCACGCGTCGCGGACGTGAAGTCGTCGAGCAAGGTCGCGCAGCAGTTGCGGCAGTCGATGAACGGGCTGAAATTCCAGGAGGTCCTCGACACGGCACCGCCGACCTCCGCACAGGTCCGCGCGATGCGGAACCCTGTGGACAAGGAAGCCGATCCGCGGGCGCGGACGTTCGCCAAGGCCGACCCCAAGCCGATCGCGCAGCAGCCGCAGATGGACGCGACCATCATCGAACTGGACAAGAAGGGGCGGCCCGTCTCGTCCGGCACGGTCCTGATGAGCCCGCTCTACAAGAACGGCGTCGTGGTGCCGGTCGACCGGAACCTCTCCACGAAGAGCGTCCGCTGGCGTCAATGGGACGACGCGGGCTGGTACAAGAACAAGGGGCAGGGCACTGTCGACGTGGTCGCGGGCAGGGAGAACGCGCCCATCGACCACATGCTCGACTACCCGGCGTCCGTCCTGAAGCTGATGGTCAATTTCGGAGTTCTCCGCCTGGTCGACCAGGGCAGAATCAAGCTCGACGACACCTACGCCTACAACCCCGCCCAGATCAGCTCCCTCTGCGGCGGTGCCAGCAGCAAGACCATTCGCCAGTACATGGACGCGTCCATCACCTACTCGTCCAATGCCGCGTCCTGCGCACTGATAAAGATGCTGCACGACAACCAGGCGATCGACCCGCTGAACAAGACCTTCCAGGACATCGGACTGGAGACCCTCCAGCTCAAGGGCACCAATCCTGTGAACGGCGGGCGCTGGTCCAACTCCATCACCATGAGTTCGCTCGACACGGCCAAACTGCTGACCCTCGTCAATGGAGCCCCGGGACGCGTGTGGACGTCACCGGCCGGCAAGCCGGTGACGAGCGCGGTGCTGAGTGCCGCGTCCCGCAAGTTCTTCCGTTCCGAACTCGCCCAGCAGGGCTTCAACGACATGTTGTCGTCCGCGAACCGGTGCGGCGGGAAATACCCGGCGCCCGGAATCCCGAACGCCGTGCCGTCCCGCTGGATCGGCGCCGACGGGACGGTGACCGTCGATGGCAACAAGTTCGGTCGCGACGTCCGTCCGTGCACCAAGAAGGCCGAGGTCACGTTCGCGCACAAGACCGGCTGGGTGGACAACACCGCCGCTGACGCGGGCATCGTCCGCGCCCTGCCGGGCAAGGGCGGCCGCAGTTACGTCATCGTCGTGTTCTCGAATCTGGGGACGCAGTACATCGACGCGTCCCGTCCCGCTACTCCGCCCGGCATCTACCCCTACACCTACACCGAGAAGTTCGGGAAGCTGGGCCGTCTCCTGGACACCTACGAAAAACGCCGCCGCTGA
- a CDS encoding A/G-specific adenine glycosylase: MNSTYTDPILDWYETNARDLPWRAADATPWGVLVSEIMLQQTPVIRVLPVWEEWLKRWPTPSALAAEPSGEAVRAWGRLGYPRRALRLHQSARAITERHGGEVPSSHEDLLALPGIGAYTAAAVASFAFRQRHAVLDTNVRRVLARLLTGDEYPPKSQTKAEIRLAESLLPLDPPTAARWAVAVMELGALVCTARTPRCVDCPVLDKCAWHAGGRPAYDGPPRRGQTYAGTDRQCRGRLLSVLREAEGPVEKPALDVVWADSVQRERALDALIADGLVDPLQDGRYALPH, from the coding sequence ATGAACTCCACTTACACAGACCCGATTCTCGACTGGTACGAGACGAACGCCCGGGACCTCCCGTGGCGCGCCGCCGACGCCACTCCCTGGGGCGTCCTGGTCAGCGAGATCATGCTTCAGCAGACGCCCGTGATCCGTGTCCTGCCGGTCTGGGAAGAGTGGCTGAAACGCTGGCCCACTCCGTCGGCGCTCGCCGCCGAACCATCCGGCGAGGCCGTCCGCGCGTGGGGACGGCTCGGCTACCCGCGCCGCGCGCTGCGGCTGCACCAGAGCGCCCGCGCGATCACCGAGCGGCACGGCGGTGAGGTCCCGTCGTCGCACGAGGATCTCCTGGCACTGCCCGGGATCGGCGCCTACACGGCGGCCGCGGTGGCCAGTTTCGCCTTCCGGCAGCGCCATGCCGTGTTGGACACCAACGTCAGGCGGGTCCTCGCCCGGCTTCTCACCGGCGACGAGTACCCGCCGAAGAGCCAGACGAAGGCCGAGATCCGGCTCGCCGAGTCCCTCCTGCCCCTCGACCCTCCGACCGCCGCGCGCTGGGCCGTCGCCGTCATGGAACTGGGCGCGCTCGTCTGCACCGCCCGCACGCCACGCTGCGTCGACTGCCCCGTCCTCGACAAATGCGCCTGGCATGCCGGCGGGCGGCCCGCCTACGACGGGCCGCCCAGGCGCGGCCAGACCTACGCGGGCACCGACCGCCAATGCCGGGGCCGCCTTCTCTCCGTCCTCCGGGAAGCCGAGGGCCCTGTGGAGAAGCCCGCGTTGGACGTCGTCTGGGCGGACTCCGTCCAACGCGAGCGCGCTTTGGACGCCCTGATAGCCGATGGCCTGGTGGACCCTCTTCAGGACGGCCGCTACGCCCTCCCCCACTGA
- the disA gene encoding DNA integrity scanning diadenylate cyclase DisA: MPSHDKGHDERRRATLAAVAPGTQIRDGLERILRGHTGGLIVLGYDKPVEELCTGGFELDVEFSATRLRELAKMDGAIVLDSSHSRIVRAAVHLVPDSSLPTEESGTRHRTAERVARQTGHPVISVSQSMHIIALYLDGIRYVLEDSAAILSKANQALATLERYKLRLDEVSGTLSALEIEDLVTVRDVSAVVQRLEMVRRIADEIEGYVVELGTDGRLLSLQLDELVSGVDVDRELIVRDYPSADTRARGVTAILSALDVLSATELLDLSTVAEVMGFAGPDALDLPVSPKGFRLLAKVPRLPSMVVERLVEHFGGLQKLLAASIDDLQAVGGVGESRARSVREGLSRLAESSILERYV; this comes from the coding sequence GTGCCATCACACGACAAGGGTCATGACGAACGACGCCGCGCCACGCTCGCCGCGGTTGCCCCGGGCACCCAGATCCGGGACGGACTGGAGCGGATCCTCAGGGGCCACACCGGCGGGCTGATCGTGCTCGGCTACGACAAACCGGTCGAGGAACTGTGCACCGGCGGCTTCGAGCTCGACGTCGAGTTCTCCGCCACCCGGCTGCGCGAACTCGCCAAGATGGACGGCGCGATCGTCCTCGACAGCAGCCACAGCCGCATCGTGCGCGCCGCCGTCCACCTCGTCCCGGACTCCTCACTTCCCACGGAGGAGTCGGGGACCCGCCACCGCACCGCCGAGCGCGTCGCCCGCCAGACGGGCCATCCGGTCATCTCGGTGAGCCAGTCGATGCACATCATCGCGCTCTACCTCGACGGCATCCGCTACGTCCTTGAGGACTCGGCCGCGATCCTGTCCAAGGCCAACCAGGCGCTCGCCACACTGGAACGCTATAAACTCCGGCTGGACGAGGTCTCCGGGACCCTCTCCGCGCTGGAGATCGAGGACCTGGTCACCGTCCGCGACGTCAGCGCCGTCGTCCAGCGCCTGGAGATGGTCCGCCGCATCGCCGACGAGATCGAGGGGTACGTCGTCGAGCTCGGCACCGACGGCCGCCTGCTGTCCCTCCAGCTCGACGAGCTGGTCTCCGGCGTGGACGTGGACCGGGAGCTGATCGTCCGCGACTACCCGTCCGCCGACACCCGCGCCCGCGGCGTCACCGCCATCCTCTCGGCGCTGGACGTCCTGTCGGCCACCGAGTTGCTCGACCTGTCCACCGTCGCCGAGGTCATGGGCTTCGCCGGGCCGGACGCACTGGACCTTCCCGTCAGCCCCAAGGGCTTCCGCCTTCTCGCCAAGGTCCCCCGCCTCCCGAGCATGGTCGTCGAACGCCTCGTCGAGCACTTCGGCGGCCTCCAAAAGCTCCTCGCCGCCAGCATCGACGACCTCCAGGCCGTCGGCGGAGTAGGCGAATCCCGGGCTCGCAGCGTCCGCGAGGGCCTCTCCCGCCTGGCCGAATCGTCCATCCTCGAACGCTACGTCTGA
- the radA gene encoding DNA repair protein RadA, producing MAKAKTAKAAYRCSECGWQTSKWVGRCGECQTWGTVTEAASATPARVVNAGPVSSPARPIGQVDVRSAKTKPTGLDELDRVLGGGIVPGAVLLLAGEPGIGKSTLLLEVAALASTGPASDGADVPRPPAGKEPHNPVLYVTGEESAEQVRLRADRVGAITDHLYLAAETELSAVLGHVDAVQPTLLVVDSIQTIGTSEVDGAPGGVTQIREVAANLIRVAKERGITVVLVGHVTKDGAIAGPRLLEHLVDVVLYFEGDRHSRLRMIRAVKNRYGPTDELGCFDLSEVGIVGLPDPSGLFLTRRDEPVPGTCVTVTLEGRRPLVAEVQSLVAKSHLPAPRRATSGLDTSRVAMVLAVLAQRCKISMHEQDVYVSTVGGVRLAETSVDLALALAVAGSTVEQALSNSLIALGEVGLAGEARIVPGVQRRLAEAARLGFKFAVVPRGSLELADGSPLKRADPQLSSYEGMKVMEVDSVQQALQVAFTAP from the coding sequence ATGGCGAAGGCTAAGACGGCGAAGGCTGCCTACCGCTGCTCCGAGTGCGGCTGGCAGACCTCCAAGTGGGTCGGACGCTGCGGCGAGTGCCAGACGTGGGGCACCGTCACCGAGGCCGCGTCGGCGACTCCGGCGCGGGTGGTGAACGCCGGGCCGGTCAGCTCGCCCGCGCGTCCCATCGGCCAGGTCGACGTGCGTTCCGCCAAGACAAAGCCCACCGGGCTGGACGAACTGGACCGCGTCCTCGGGGGCGGCATCGTGCCCGGGGCCGTCCTGCTGCTGGCGGGCGAGCCGGGCATCGGCAAGTCCACGCTGCTGCTGGAGGTCGCGGCGCTGGCGTCCACGGGTCCGGCGTCGGACGGGGCGGACGTCCCGCGGCCGCCGGCGGGTAAGGAGCCGCACAATCCCGTCCTCTACGTGACGGGCGAGGAGTCGGCCGAGCAGGTGCGGCTGCGCGCCGACCGGGTCGGGGCGATCACCGATCACCTCTACCTGGCGGCGGAGACAGAGTTGTCGGCCGTTCTCGGTCATGTCGACGCCGTCCAGCCGACGCTGCTGGTCGTCGACTCCATCCAGACGATCGGGACGTCCGAGGTGGACGGCGCGCCCGGCGGTGTCACGCAGATCCGCGAGGTCGCCGCCAACCTCATCCGCGTCGCCAAGGAGCGCGGCATCACCGTCGTGCTCGTCGGGCACGTCACCAAGGACGGCGCCATCGCCGGGCCGCGCCTGCTGGAGCACCTGGTCGACGTGGTCCTCTACTTCGAGGGCGACCGGCATTCCCGACTCCGGATGATCCGCGCGGTGAAGAACCGCTACGGCCCCACCGACGAGCTCGGCTGCTTCGACCTGTCCGAGGTCGGCATCGTCGGGCTCCCGGACCCGAGCGGCCTGTTCCTCACCCGCCGCGACGAACCCGTCCCGGGGACGTGCGTGACCGTCACGCTGGAAGGACGCCGCCCCCTCGTCGCCGAGGTCCAGTCGCTCGTCGCCAAGTCGCACCTGCCCGCGCCGCGCCGCGCGACCTCCGGGCTGGACACCTCGCGCGTCGCCATGGTCCTCGCCGTCCTCGCGCAGCGCTGCAAGATCTCGATGCACGAGCAGGACGTGTACGTCTCCACGGTCGGCGGCGTCCGGCTCGCCGAGACCTCCGTCGACCTCGCGCTCGCGCTCGCCGTCGCCGGGTCCACCGTCGAGCAGGCCCTGTCCAACAGCCTGATCGCGCTCGGGGAGGTCGGGCTGGCGGGTGAGGCGCGGATCGTCCCGGGCGTCCAGCGGCGGCTCGCCGAGGCCGCGCGGCTCGGCTTCAAGTTCGCCGTCGTCCCCCGCGGCTCCCTCGAACTGGCCGACGGCTCCCCGCTGAAACGCGCCGATCCGCAGCTGTCCAGCTATGAGGGGATGAAGGTGATGGAAGTGGACAGCGTCCAGCAGGCACTGCAAGTCGCCTTTACCGCGCCGTAA
- a CDS encoding alpha/beta fold hydrolase, producing MGRAARTSRTDLGTTSRRGPLRGVLAATTLGAMGAAGAGAGLAAQRRAMRRLQLRPDPHAGEPFGSLRGRPVPVRASDGTRLYAEVDGDDRTDLAVVFSHGWTLTQDSWHFQRKALRTHGRLVFWDQRGHGRSDGGTRDGYTVHRLAQDLAAVIETTVPADTPVVLVGHSMGGMTIMRYADENPDLIGDKIVAIALLCTSSGGLGEVTLGMPALLARASHRLLPRTLRALGAGSAAIERVRHLGREGSILLEDLIAFGPDAGPAAIAFAERMMADTRMDALIDFFHSMITTDVISDCTALAAADTLVIGAENDILTPVGHSRKIADCVPSARLEVVPTAGHMAMLERPTIVNALISSTLGV from the coding sequence ATGGGCCGTGCCGCCAGGACGAGCCGTACCGACCTTGGCACCACCTCACGGCGCGGACCCCTCCGCGGCGTCCTCGCCGCCACCACCCTCGGCGCGATGGGAGCGGCCGGCGCGGGCGCCGGACTCGCGGCCCAACGCCGCGCCATGCGCCGCCTCCAGTTGCGCCCCGACCCCCACGCGGGCGAACCCTTCGGCTCCTTGCGCGGACGGCCCGTCCCCGTCCGCGCGAGCGACGGCACACGCCTGTACGCCGAGGTCGACGGCGACGACCGCACCGACCTCGCCGTCGTCTTCTCCCACGGCTGGACACTCACCCAGGACTCCTGGCATTTCCAGCGCAAAGCCCTCCGCACCCACGGCCGCCTCGTCTTCTGGGACCAGCGCGGCCACGGCCGCTCGGACGGCGGCACCCGCGACGGCTACACCGTCCACCGGCTGGCGCAGGACCTCGCCGCCGTCATCGAGACCACCGTCCCCGCCGACACGCCCGTCGTCCTCGTCGGCCACTCCATGGGCGGCATGACGATCATGCGGTACGCCGACGAGAACCCCGACCTCATCGGCGACAAGATCGTCGCCATCGCGCTGCTGTGCACCTCCTCCGGCGGCCTCGGCGAGGTCACCCTCGGCATGCCCGCCCTGCTCGCCCGCGCGTCCCACCGCCTCCTGCCCCGGACGCTGCGCGCGCTCGGCGCCGGATCCGCCGCCATCGAGAGGGTCCGCCACCTCGGACGCGAAGGCTCCATCCTCCTGGAGGACCTGATCGCCTTCGGCCCCGACGCCGGCCCCGCCGCCATCGCCTTCGCCGAGCGGATGATGGCCGACACGCGCATGGACGCCCTCATCGACTTCTTCCACTCGATGATCACCACCGACGTGATCAGCGACTGCACCGCCCTCGCCGCCGCCGACACCCTCGTCATCGGCGCGGAGAACGACATCCTCACCCCCGTCGGGCACAGCCGCAAGATCGCCGACTGCGTCCCGTCCGCACGCCTCGAAGTCGTCCCGACCGCCGGCCACATGGCCATGCTGGAACGCCCCACAATCGTGAACGCCCTAATCAGCAGCACCCTAGGCGTATGA
- a CDS encoding class I SAM-dependent methyltransferase — protein MAEIAPGAVPSPNIWNSPQVYEVENRAVDPDGVLEAAMRAVRPWTGATVLDLGCGTGFHLPFFADEAEHVIGVEPHAGLAAAARRRVRDRPNVAVRVGAAQALPLPDASVDVVHVRWAYFFGPGCEPGLAELDRVVRRGGAIFIIDNDATRSTFGGWFRRSLPKYDPRAVERFWTRRGYTREPLMIRWSFQSREDLAAVLRIEFPPDLADACLREHDGLEVDYAVNLWWRCP, from the coding sequence GTGGCCGAGATAGCTCCGGGGGCCGTACCGAGCCCGAACATCTGGAACTCCCCGCAGGTGTACGAAGTGGAGAACCGCGCGGTCGATCCGGACGGGGTGCTGGAGGCGGCGATGCGGGCCGTCCGCCCGTGGACGGGGGCGACGGTGCTCGACCTCGGCTGCGGCACCGGCTTCCACCTGCCCTTCTTCGCGGACGAGGCGGAGCACGTGATCGGCGTGGAGCCTCATGCGGGCCTCGCCGCGGCGGCGCGGCGCCGGGTGCGGGACCGTCCGAACGTCGCGGTCCGGGTGGGCGCGGCGCAGGCGCTGCCGCTGCCGGACGCGTCGGTGGACGTCGTGCACGTCCGGTGGGCGTACTTCTTCGGGCCGGGCTGCGAACCGGGCCTCGCGGAACTGGACCGGGTGGTGCGGCGCGGCGGCGCGATCTTCATCATCGACAACGACGCGACGCGGTCCACGTTCGGCGGGTGGTTCCGTCGGAGCCTGCCGAAATACGACCCGCGGGCGGTGGAGCGGTTCTGGACGCGGCGCGGCTACACCCGGGAGCCCCTGATGATCCGGTGGTCGTTCCAGAGCCGCGAGGACCTCGCGGCCGTCCTGCGGATCGAGTTCCCCCCGGACCTCGCGGACGCGTGCCTGCGCGAGCACGACGGGCTTGAGGTGGACTACGCGGTCAATCTGTGGTGGCGTTGCCCCTGA
- a CDS encoding sugar phosphate isomerase/epimerase family protein, translated as MTPQHNGALPFGERTPVLRVPDAPITLSTASVYPEKVPSAFEIAALLGYDGVEVMVSTDASSQDLNVLRRLSDYHQVPIRSIHAPCLLLTQRVWGREPWGKLVRSKEVAEELGADVVVVHPPFRWQRDYAKEFVEGLARMQDETDVLFAVENMFPLKARGAEAGMYLPDWNPVDQDYPYVTLDLSHTAVSGSDALEMAGGLGDRLRHVHLADGIGITNKDEHLVPGRGNQPCGLLLEKLAETAFRGNIVLEVNTRRVSSRAERMEDLAEALAYARLHLAAAHRTWEVSPAGEVTRRGAR; from the coding sequence TTGACCCCGCAGCACAACGGTGCACTGCCCTTCGGAGAGAGGACCCCGGTCCTGCGCGTGCCGGACGCGCCGATCACGCTGTCCACCGCGTCGGTCTACCCGGAGAAGGTCCCGAGCGCCTTCGAGATCGCCGCGCTGCTGGGGTACGACGGTGTCGAGGTCATGGTCTCCACCGACGCGTCCTCCCAGGACCTCAACGTCCTTCGCCGCCTCTCCGACTATCACCAGGTGCCCATCAGGTCGATCCACGCGCCCTGCCTGCTGCTCACACAGAGGGTCTGGGGGCGTGAGCCATGGGGAAAACTGGTGCGCTCCAAGGAGGTCGCAGAGGAACTGGGCGCGGACGTCGTCGTCGTCCACCCGCCGTTCCGCTGGCAACGCGACTACGCCAAGGAGTTCGTCGAGGGACTCGCCCGCATGCAGGACGAGACGGACGTGCTGTTCGCCGTCGAGAACATGTTCCCGCTCAAGGCGCGCGGCGCCGAGGCGGGCATGTACCTCCCCGACTGGAACCCCGTCGACCAGGACTATCCGTACGTGACGCTCGACCTGTCCCACACCGCCGTCTCGGGCTCCGACGCCCTCGAAATGGCGGGCGGCCTCGGTGACCGGCTCCGCCATGTGCACCTGGCCGACGGGATAGGCATCACCAACAAGGACGAACACCTCGTCCCGGGACGAGGCAACCAGCCCTGCGGTCTGCTGCTGGAGAAGCTCGCCGAGACCGCCTTCCGCGGGAACATCGTCCTGGAGGTCAACACCCGCCGCGTCTCCAGCCGCGCCGAGCGCATGGAGGACCTTGCCGAGGCCCTCGCCTACGCCCGCCTCCACCTCGCCGCGGCCCACCGCACCTGGGAAGTCAGCCCGGCGGGCGAGGTCACCCGCAGGGGAGCGCGGTGA
- a CDS encoding TetR family transcriptional regulator, protein MTQAARPARGRGPGRRPGPTETRETILAVARDLFAEKGYDGASLRAIARAAGVDPALVHHFFGNKEGVFIEAMRFPVDPAVVLPRVLASPRDRLGETMIRTFLEVWGDPDRRAPILAMLRSAMTNERAAALMREFITSALFGRIGQATGVPLLNAQAAAGQMIGLMILRYVLQVEPIASATEDELVTLMAPTLQIYLG, encoded by the coding sequence GTGACCCAGGCGGCACGGCCCGCCCGGGGCCGCGGCCCCGGCCGCCGCCCCGGCCCCACCGAGACCCGCGAGACGATCCTCGCCGTCGCCCGCGACCTGTTCGCCGAGAAGGGCTACGACGGCGCCTCCCTGCGCGCGATCGCCCGCGCCGCCGGCGTCGACCCCGCCCTCGTCCACCACTTCTTCGGCAACAAGGAGGGCGTGTTCATCGAGGCCATGCGCTTCCCGGTGGACCCGGCCGTCGTCCTCCCCCGCGTCCTCGCCTCCCCCCGCGACCGGCTCGGCGAGACCATGATCCGCACCTTCCTGGAGGTCTGGGGCGACCCCGACCGCCGCGCCCCCATCCTCGCCATGCTCCGCTCGGCCATGACCAACGAGCGCGCCGCCGCCCTCATGCGCGAGTTCATCACCTCCGCCCTGTTCGGACGTATCGGCCAGGCCACCGGCGTCCCCCTCCTCAACGCCCAGGCCGCCGCCGGCCAGATGATCGGCCTGATGATCCTCCGCTACGTCCTCCAGGTCGAGCCGATCGCCTCCGCCACAGAGGACGAACTCGTCACCCTGATGGCCCCGACCTTGCAGATCTACCTGGGTTAG
- a CDS encoding ABC transporter ATP-binding protein: MMSSSPAVSVRDLRVVRGGREVLHGLSFDVPLGSVVGLLGPSGCGKTTLMRALVGVQVVRSGAVTVLGEEAGSRGLRRRVGYATQTPAVYADLSVAENMRYFASVLGAPRGDVARVIDEVGLGKHRDQVVSTLSGGQLNRVNLAVALLGTPELLVLDEPTVGLDPVLRQELWELFRELADRGTTLVVSSHVMDEAGRTDRLLLMREGRILADGSPEALRSRTGAADLEEAFLQLINERAESPA; this comes from the coding sequence ATGATGAGTTCTAGTCCGGCGGTCAGTGTGCGGGACCTGCGGGTGGTGCGCGGGGGGCGGGAAGTGCTGCATGGGCTGTCCTTCGACGTGCCTCTGGGCTCGGTCGTGGGGTTGCTCGGCCCGAGCGGGTGCGGGAAGACGACGTTGATGCGGGCGCTGGTCGGTGTCCAGGTCGTCCGGAGCGGGGCGGTGACGGTGCTCGGGGAGGAGGCCGGGTCGCGGGGACTGCGGCGGAGGGTCGGGTACGCGACGCAGACGCCGGCGGTCTATGCGGATCTGAGCGTCGCGGAGAACATGCGGTACTTCGCGTCCGTGCTGGGCGCGCCGCGTGGGGACGTGGCGCGGGTCATCGACGAGGTGGGGCTCGGCAAGCACCGGGACCAGGTGGTCTCGACGCTGTCCGGTGGGCAGCTCAACCGGGTGAACCTCGCGGTGGCGCTGCTCGGGACGCCGGAGCTGCTCGTCCTGGACGAGCCGACCGTGGGCCTCGATCCGGTGCTGCGGCAGGAGCTGTGGGAGCTGTTCCGCGAGCTGGCGGACCGGGGCACGACGCTGGTCGTGTCCAGTCACGTCATGGACGAGGCGGGACGCACCGACCGGCTGCTGCTGATGCGGGAGGGCCGCATCCTCGCCGACGGCTCGCCCGAGGCGCTGCGGTCCCGGACGGGCGCGGCGGACCTGGAGGAGGCGTTCCTCCAGTTGATCAACGAGAGGGCGGAGAGCCCGGCATGA
- a CDS encoding ABC transporter permease: MSLAITLATMRRILAQLKNDHRTLGMLIGVPSLLMILLRYVFDQPVVFDRVGPMLLGLFPFLIMFIVTSVATLRERTGGTLERLMTMPAGKLDLLFGYALAFGVITLAQVGVVLLISLTWLGLDLSGSLASLVLVAVLDALLGMALGLFASAFARTEFQAVQFMPAFVLPQLLLCGLIMPRDDMAPWLEAISRVLPLTYAVDGMQEISRVPDFTGTLAADVAVVAGFTFVALLLGAATLRRRTA, from the coding sequence ATGAGCCTCGCGATCACGCTGGCGACGATGCGGCGCATCCTCGCCCAGCTCAAGAACGACCATCGCACGCTCGGCATGCTCATCGGCGTGCCCAGCCTGCTGATGATCCTGCTGCGGTACGTGTTCGACCAGCCGGTGGTGTTCGACCGGGTGGGCCCGATGCTGCTCGGGCTGTTCCCGTTCCTGATCATGTTCATCGTGACGAGCGTGGCGACGTTGCGGGAGCGGACGGGCGGGACGCTGGAGCGGCTGATGACCATGCCCGCCGGCAAGCTGGACCTGCTGTTCGGGTACGCGCTGGCGTTCGGGGTCATCACGCTGGCGCAGGTCGGCGTCGTGCTGCTGATCTCGCTGACGTGGCTCGGGCTCGACCTGAGCGGCTCGCTGGCGTCGCTGGTGCTCGTGGCGGTGCTGGACGCGCTGCTCGGCATGGCGCTCGGGCTGTTCGCGAGCGCGTTCGCGCGGACGGAGTTCCAGGCCGTGCAGTTCATGCCGGCGTTCGTGCTGCCGCAGCTGCTGCTGTGCGGGCTGATCATGCCGCGGGACGACATGGCGCCGTGGCTGGAGGCGATCTCCCGGGTGCTGCCGCTGACGTACGCGGTGGACGGCATGCAGGAGATCAGCCGGGTGCCGGACTTCACCGGGACCCTCGCGGCGGACGTCGCGGTCGTCGCGGGGTTCACGTTCGTGGCGCTGCTGCTCGGCGCCGCGACGCTGCGGCGGCGGACCGCCTGA
- a CDS encoding LCP family protein, with protein sequence MTPRDPSGPPAPDLSPPPHKGADEPSGLSALGTLGGPDDEGGGGHRKPRRRRWPRVLIAVGVFFALVVAGLGGLAWQRQSSYNGNIDRIKGVMPDEGAGRPGPNVAGTENWLLVGSDSRADASTTGDGGQVWKPGQQRTDTIMLLHLPADRSKAYVVSFPRDSWVEIPGYGNQKINAAFSFGGPKLLIETMENLTGVRVDHYGAIDFEGFKSMTDALGGVTVDIKQSVYDPARKVSWTAGRQKLDGEKALLFVRQRYNLPNGDFDRIKRQQAFLSALAKQAAAGGTLTNPLKLDRFLSAFTKSISVDESVSGGKLRSLALSLRHLRASDVTFMTTPFRGTGMRGKQSVVLLDPAKSKALFNAVKTAGMPEYVRQHGGGNSLGTVS encoded by the coding sequence ATGACCCCCCGAGACCCCTCCGGACCGCCTGCGCCCGACCTGTCCCCGCCGCCGCACAAGGGTGCGGACGAGCCGTCGGGTCTCAGTGCTCTCGGGACGCTCGGCGGTCCGGACGACGAGGGCGGCGGGGGGCACCGCAAGCCGCGCAGGCGCCGCTGGCCGCGGGTCCTGATCGCGGTGGGGGTGTTCTTCGCGCTGGTCGTGGCCGGTCTGGGCGGGCTGGCGTGGCAGCGGCAGTCGTCCTACAACGGCAACATCGACCGGATCAAGGGCGTGATGCCGGACGAGGGCGCCGGCCGGCCGGGCCCGAACGTCGCCGGTACCGAGAACTGGCTCCTGGTCGGGTCGGACTCGCGGGCGGACGCGTCCACGACCGGGGACGGGGGGCAGGTGTGGAAGCCGGGCCAGCAGCGCACGGACACGATCATGCTGCTGCACCTGCCCGCGGATCGCAGCAAGGCGTACGTGGTCTCGTTCCCGCGCGACTCCTGGGTGGAGATCCCCGGCTACGGCAACCAGAAGATCAACGCGGCGTTCTCGTTCGGCGGGCCGAAGCTGCTCATCGAGACGATGGAGAACCTGACGGGCGTCCGCGTCGACCACTACGGCGCGATCGACTTCGAGGGGTTCAAGTCGATGACGGACGCGCTCGGGGGCGTCACCGTCGACATCAAGCAGAGCGTGTACGACCCGGCCCGCAAGGTGAGCTGGACGGCGGGGCGGCAGAAGCTCGACGGGGAGAAGGCGCTGCTGTTCGTCCGGCAGCGGTACAACCTGCCGAACGGCGACTTCGACAGGATCAAGCGGCAGCAGGCGTTCCTCAGCGCGCTCGCCAAGCAGGCGGCGGCCGGGGGGACGCTCACCAACCCGCTGAAGCTCGACCGGTTCCTGTCGGCGTTCACGAAGTCGATCAGCGTGGACGAGAGCGTGTCGGGCGGGAAGCTGCGGTCCCTCGCGCTGAGCCTGCGGCATCTGCGCGCCTCGGATGTGACGTTCATGACGACGCCGTTCCGGGGGACCGGGATGCGCGGCAAGCAGAGCGTCGTCCTGCTGGACCCCGCCAAGTCGAAGGCGCTGTTCAACGCTGTGAAGACGGCGGGGATGCCCGAGTACGTCCGGCAGCACGGGGGCGGGAACAGCCTCGGCACCGTGTCGTGA